A stretch of Chaetodon auriga isolate fChaAug3 chromosome 21, fChaAug3.hap1, whole genome shotgun sequence DNA encodes these proteins:
- the med1l gene encoding mediator of RNA polymerase II transcription subunit 1-like isoform X2, with amino-acid sequence MKSKSIISDLHLKFAEKTWNETFQLVRRCMDKSRDESKPCEPLVRSLERLQEVFHVSSMNTMKSRLELIAKQQGMGFHITEATCYLTADLFYLEVVLLPCGGVEDVKVAPHGGSPAPSESLLQLLRSKDFAEFSVKLAGLSTRYNIPGDNEVKLKLLTSLQCLWKDLQQISHLQREPKDSDLKVDLINNGRVGCLVAGKEDCPLTIQFYISPRNEVSTDSLADAVVQAAQVTVGVSDVTHNLQMASVIPQPPQLDPQGYPVFLPLSEAPHETLPACFLLKLQPAVPVTVSFVDKLRQITDAIIPDADLQWAPLPKLLMSRSQSASGREESMDEQDAVFTLPLPGGVMHSYVLPGAAWEVPAQRSAAADRIPFTHPAHVPALLELLRHQCAFNALLGSCLASQHVRTSSVCDLHFEVLPESETSFSVTFHRPDADSLAVLLVNVRDSRQISCTLFGEGIEDPSLAEYISTVMMRCMSVPVTLRTLHSKLAEITSAPLSPRRPATTEAENDHSAPSSTTVTDTSSALTAFPQSTSVPEDDFSVSGSAFHAMSVAKSELLPEINTSPAVNLYPVIPAGVCPHWMTRNGHLSELI; translated from the exons ATGAAGTCCAAGTCCATCATCTCTGACCTGCATTTGAAATTTGCAGAGAAGACATGGAATGAAACATTTCAGCTCGTTCGAAGATGCATG GACAAATCCAGAGATGAATCCAAACCCTGTGAGCCGCTGGTTAGATCCCTGGAAAGGCTCCAGGAAGTGTTTCAtg TGTCCTCCATGAACACCATGAAGTCTCGTCTGGAACTGATTGCTAAACAACAAGG AATGGGCTTTCACATCACGGAGGCCACATGCTACCTGACGGCAGATCTGTTCTACCTGGAGGTGGTGTTGCTGCCGTGCGGCGGCGTGGAGGACGTAAAGGTGGCCCCACATGGAGGATCCCCCGCT CCCAGCGAGTCCCTTCTCCAGCTGCTGAG GTCGAAAGATTTTGCTGAGTTCTCCGTGAAGTTGGCAGGCCTCTCCACCCGCTATAACATCCCTGGAGACAA tgaagtcaaattaaaattgCTCACGTCGCTGCAGTGCCTCTGGAAAGACTTGCAGCAAATATCACATTTACAGAG ggAGCCGAAGGACTCTGACCTCAAAGTGGACTTGATTAACAATGGCAGGGTTGGGTGTCTGGTTGCTGGAAAAGAAG attgCCCTCTGACTATCCAGTTCTATATCAGCCCGAGAAATGAAGTGAGCACAGATTCCT TGGCAGACGCGGTCGTCCAGGCGGCCCAGGTGACTGTAGGCGTCAGTGACGTGACTCACAACCTTCAGATGGCGTCAGTGATCCCACAGCCTCCACAGCTGGATCCACAGGG CTATCCTGTGTTCCTGCCGCTGAGTGAGGCGCCGCATGAGACGCTGCCGGCCTGCTTTCTCCTCAAACTGCAGCCGGCAGTGCCGGTGACGGTGTCTTTTGTGGACAAGCTCAGACAGATTACAG ATGCGATCATACCAGATGCTGACCTGCAGTGGGCACCCTTACCCAAGCTTCTGATGAGCCGTTCACAAAGTGCAAGCGGCCGCGAGGAGTCGATGGATGAGCAGGATGCTGTTTTTACACTG CCTCTTCCTGGTGGTGTGATGCACAGTTATGTTCTCCCTGGAGCTGCATGGGAGGTGCCTGCCCAGAGAAGCGCTGCAGCGGACAGGATTCCCTTCACCCACCCTGCCCATGTCCCGgccctgctggagctgcttcGTCATCAGTGCGCCTTTAACGCTCTGCTGGGGAGCTGTTTGGCTTCACAGCATGTCAGGACAA GTTCGGTTTGTGACCTCCACTTCGAAGTCCTTCCGGAGTCTGAGACGAGCTTTTCCGTGACCTTCCACCGACCTGACGCTGACTCCCTCGCCGTTT TGCTGGTGAACGTACGTGATTCTCGTCAGATCAGTTGCACTTTGTTCGGAGAGGGAATAGAGGATCCTTCTTTGGCTGAATACATTTCCACTGTCATGATGAG GTGCATGTCCGTTCCTGTGACCTTGAGGACGTTACACAGCAAGCTAGCGGAGATCACCTCTGCCCCACTTTCTCCCCGCCGTCCAGCCACCACAGAGGCTGAAAATGACCACTCGGCTCCCTCGAGCACCACCGTGACCGACACCAGCAGCGCCTTGACCGCGTTCCCCCAGAGCACATCTGTGCCAGAGGACGACTTCAGCGTTTCTGGTTCAGCCTTCCATGCCATGTCTGTAGCCAAATCTGAGCTCCTtcctgaaataaacacaagtcCTGCTGTCAACCTTTACCCAGTCATCCCTGCGGGTGTGTGTCCACACTGGATGACCAGGAACGGTCATCTGTCAGAGCTGATCTGA
- the med1l gene encoding mediator of RNA polymerase II transcription subunit 1-like isoform X1 produces MKSKSIISDLHLKFAEKTWNETFQLVRRCMDKSRDESKPCEPLVRSLERLQEVFHVSSMNTMKSRLELIAKQQGMGFHITEATCYLTADLFYLEVVLLPCGGVEDVKVAPHGGSPAPSESLLQLLRSKDFAEFSVKLAGLSTRYNIPGDNEVKLKLLTSLQCLWKDLQQISHLQREPKDSDLKVDLINNGRVGCLVAGKEDCPLTIQFYISPRNEVSTDSSLVFDEVADAVVQAAQVTVGVSDVTHNLQMASVIPQPPQLDPQGYPVFLPLSEAPHETLPACFLLKLQPAVPVTVSFVDKLRQITDAIIPDADLQWAPLPKLLMSRSQSASGREESMDEQDAVFTLPLPGGVMHSYVLPGAAWEVPAQRSAAADRIPFTHPAHVPALLELLRHQCAFNALLGSCLASQHVRTSSVCDLHFEVLPESETSFSVTFHRPDADSLAVLLVNVRDSRQISCTLFGEGIEDPSLAEYISTVMMRCMSVPVTLRTLHSKLAEITSAPLSPRRPATTEAENDHSAPSSTTVTDTSSALTAFPQSTSVPEDDFSVSGSAFHAMSVAKSELLPEINTSPAVNLYPVIPAGVCPHWMTRNGHLSELI; encoded by the exons ATGAAGTCCAAGTCCATCATCTCTGACCTGCATTTGAAATTTGCAGAGAAGACATGGAATGAAACATTTCAGCTCGTTCGAAGATGCATG GACAAATCCAGAGATGAATCCAAACCCTGTGAGCCGCTGGTTAGATCCCTGGAAAGGCTCCAGGAAGTGTTTCAtg TGTCCTCCATGAACACCATGAAGTCTCGTCTGGAACTGATTGCTAAACAACAAGG AATGGGCTTTCACATCACGGAGGCCACATGCTACCTGACGGCAGATCTGTTCTACCTGGAGGTGGTGTTGCTGCCGTGCGGCGGCGTGGAGGACGTAAAGGTGGCCCCACATGGAGGATCCCCCGCT CCCAGCGAGTCCCTTCTCCAGCTGCTGAG GTCGAAAGATTTTGCTGAGTTCTCCGTGAAGTTGGCAGGCCTCTCCACCCGCTATAACATCCCTGGAGACAA tgaagtcaaattaaaattgCTCACGTCGCTGCAGTGCCTCTGGAAAGACTTGCAGCAAATATCACATTTACAGAG ggAGCCGAAGGACTCTGACCTCAAAGTGGACTTGATTAACAATGGCAGGGTTGGGTGTCTGGTTGCTGGAAAAGAAG attgCCCTCTGACTATCCAGTTCTATATCAGCCCGAGAAATGAAGTGAGCACAGATTCCT CTCTTGTTTTTGATGAAGTGGCAGACGCGGTCGTCCAGGCGGCCCAGGTGACTGTAGGCGTCAGTGACGTGACTCACAACCTTCAGATGGCGTCAGTGATCCCACAGCCTCCACAGCTGGATCCACAGGG CTATCCTGTGTTCCTGCCGCTGAGTGAGGCGCCGCATGAGACGCTGCCGGCCTGCTTTCTCCTCAAACTGCAGCCGGCAGTGCCGGTGACGGTGTCTTTTGTGGACAAGCTCAGACAGATTACAG ATGCGATCATACCAGATGCTGACCTGCAGTGGGCACCCTTACCCAAGCTTCTGATGAGCCGTTCACAAAGTGCAAGCGGCCGCGAGGAGTCGATGGATGAGCAGGATGCTGTTTTTACACTG CCTCTTCCTGGTGGTGTGATGCACAGTTATGTTCTCCCTGGAGCTGCATGGGAGGTGCCTGCCCAGAGAAGCGCTGCAGCGGACAGGATTCCCTTCACCCACCCTGCCCATGTCCCGgccctgctggagctgcttcGTCATCAGTGCGCCTTTAACGCTCTGCTGGGGAGCTGTTTGGCTTCACAGCATGTCAGGACAA GTTCGGTTTGTGACCTCCACTTCGAAGTCCTTCCGGAGTCTGAGACGAGCTTTTCCGTGACCTTCCACCGACCTGACGCTGACTCCCTCGCCGTTT TGCTGGTGAACGTACGTGATTCTCGTCAGATCAGTTGCACTTTGTTCGGAGAGGGAATAGAGGATCCTTCTTTGGCTGAATACATTTCCACTGTCATGATGAG GTGCATGTCCGTTCCTGTGACCTTGAGGACGTTACACAGCAAGCTAGCGGAGATCACCTCTGCCCCACTTTCTCCCCGCCGTCCAGCCACCACAGAGGCTGAAAATGACCACTCGGCTCCCTCGAGCACCACCGTGACCGACACCAGCAGCGCCTTGACCGCGTTCCCCCAGAGCACATCTGTGCCAGAGGACGACTTCAGCGTTTCTGGTTCAGCCTTCCATGCCATGTCTGTAGCCAAATCTGAGCTCCTtcctgaaataaacacaagtcCTGCTGTCAACCTTTACCCAGTCATCCCTGCGGGTGTGTGTCCACACTGGATGACCAGGAACGGTCATCTGTCAGAGCTGATCTGA
- the ralaa gene encoding ras-related protein Ral-A, producing MAAAKPKGQNSLALHKVIMVGSGGVGKSALTLQFMYDEFVEDYEPTKADSYRKKVVLDGEEVQIDILDTAGQEDYAAIRDNYFRSGEGFLCVFSITELESFAATVDFREQILRVKEDENVPFLLVGNKSDLDDRRQVSADEAKARAEQWGVCYVETSAKTRANVDKVFFDLMREIRARKMEDSKEKNGKKKSKSLAKRIRERCCIL from the exons ATGGCAGCTGCTAAGCCAAAAGGGCAGAACTCTCTAGCCCTTCACAAAGTGATTATGGTGGGCAGTGGAGGAGTGGGGAAGTCAGCCCTCACTCTCCAGTTCATGTATGATGAG TTTGTTGAAGACTACGAGCCCACCAAAGCAGACAGCTACAGGAAGAAAGTGGTGCTGGACGGCGAGGAGGTCCAGATTGACATCCTTGACACAGCTGGACAAGAGGACTACGCCGCCATCCGAGATAACTACTTCCGCAGTGGCGAgggtttcctctgtgtgttttccatcacaGAACTGGAATCATTTGCAGCGACAGTAGACTTCAG AGAGCAGATTCTGCGAGTGAAGGAGGACGAGAACGTGCCCTTTCTCTTGGTCGGGAACAAGTCAGACTTGGACGACCGACGGCAGGTCAGCGCGGATGAGGCGAAGGCGCGCGCCGAGCAGTGGGGCGTGTGCTACGTGGAGACTTCTGCCAAAACCCGTGCCAATGTCGACAAG GTGTTCTTTGACCTAATGAGAGAGATCCGGGCAAGAAAAATGGAGGACAGCAAAGAGAAGAAtgggaagaagaaaagcaaaagtttGGCCAAGAGAATTAGAGAGAGATGCTGTATTTTATAG